In the genome of Nocardioides sp. NBC_00368, the window CCGTCGACCCGGGCCTCGGCGGCCATCGCGGTCGCGCGGGCGCGGACCTCGGGTGCGAGCGCGGCGCGGAGAGCAGCGGTGAGCGACTCGACCGTCGGTGCGGCGCCGTCGTGGGCGACCCCGACACCGACATCGGCGACGCGGCCGGCCCAGTACACCTGGTCGCCGGCCTGGGGGACGACCACCTGCGGTGCGCCGGCCCGGTAGGCCGTGGTCATCGTGCCCGCGCCACCGTGGTGGACGACGGCGGCGACCCGGCCGAAGAGCCTGCGGTGGTTGACCTCACCGACGACGAAGCAGTCGTCTCGGCCGTCGACGACGTCCAGTCCCGCCCAGCCGCGCCCGATGACCACTCGCCGTCCCTGCGCGCGGATGGCCTCGACCGCGACCCGCACACTCTCCTCGCCGACGGTGCGCATGCTGCCGAACCCGACATAGACCGGCTCCTCGCCGGCGTCCAGGAAGCCGAGCAGATCGGCCGGGAGCGGGCGGTCGTCGTCGAGCACCCAGGCGCCGGTCTGCACGACGTCGAGACCTGGCGTCCCGTTCCACGGGCCGAGGGTCGGATCGGCCGCCAGGAGCGGGTGAGTGGTGAACATGAACTCGGCGACATCGGTGACCGGCGAGAGCCCGATCGAGGTCCGGTGGGCGTCGAGAGGCTCCTTGAACAGCTCGGTGAAGCTGCGCCCGCCCAGGCCGTCGACGACATCGGGGCAGAACAGGACGTAGTGGTAGGGGATACCGAGCTTCTCGGCCACCGAGGGCGCGACGAACTGCGACATCGCGGTGGCGACCACCACGTCACAGCCCTCAGCGGCCTCGGCCACCGTGTCGTACTGCGCCGTGATGAAGTCCGTCACCCGCTGGTGACGCTCCTCGGGCGTCGGTGGCCGCTCCCACGACCGCCACGGCTTGAGGAACGGCACGTGCGGTACACCCTCCCGTGACAGCAGGTCGGCGAACTCCGCGTCCGGCGGCGCACACATCCGCACCTCGGCGCCCCTCCGCTGCAGCTGCACCGCCAGCGCCACCAACGGCTCGACATCGCCGCGCGACCCGTACGTCGACAACAGCACCCGCATCCATGGCTCCGTTCCGTGGGCCCGGGCCGCGCCCGGGAGGACGGCAGCATACGGCTTCGGGGCCGCGCTCAGGAGGTCGGCAGCGCGATCCGGGTGAGGCGCTCGGAGATCTCCCACAGGCGTGCGGCGTCCTCGGCGTTGACCAGCGGCCGGTAGAGCGCCTGCTCGGCGGGCGCGCCGCCGAGGTTTCCCGGCCCCCTGGGGCCGTACATCCGGCCGCCGACGGCCTCGGGCGACGTCGCGGCCAGCAGCGCGGGGAGGGCGGCGGTCTCGGGGGTGCCGAGGAGGATCCCGCGGGCCGAGA includes:
- a CDS encoding glycosyltransferase, translating into MRVLLSTYGSRGDVEPLVALAVQLQRRGAEVRMCAPPDAEFADLLSREGVPHVPFLKPWRSWERPPTPEERHQRVTDFITAQYDTVAEAAEGCDVVVATAMSQFVAPSVAEKLGIPYHYVLFCPDVVDGLGGRSFTELFKEPLDAHRTSIGLSPVTDVAEFMFTTHPLLAADPTLGPWNGTPGLDVVQTGAWVLDDDRPLPADLLGFLDAGEEPVYVGFGSMRTVGEESVRVAVEAIRAQGRRVVIGRGWAGLDVVDGRDDCFVVGEVNHRRLFGRVAAVVHHGGAGTMTTAYRAGAPQVVVPQAGDQVYWAGRVADVGVGVAHDGAAPTVESLTAALRAALAPEVRARATAMAAEARVDGAAVAANLLLGGEA